Proteins from a genomic interval of Trichoderma breve strain T069 chromosome 2, whole genome shotgun sequence:
- a CDS encoding pyridine nucleotide-disulfide oxidoreductase domain-containing protein produces the protein MHSKVVVIGSGPAAHTAAIYLARAELKPVLYEGFMANGTAAGGQLTTTTEIENFPGFPKGIMGQELMDNMRAQSERFGTEIVTDTVTKLDLSSRPFKFSTEFNPDETHTADSVIIATGASARRLDLPGEDKYWQNGISACAVCDGAVPIFRNKPLFVIGGGDSAAEEATFLTKYGSHVTVLVTVRFNSVATEVKGGDDGLMSHLVVKNVVTGEEETVEANGLFYAVGHDPATALVKGQVDTDSEGYIVTKPGTTETSIPGVFAAGDVQDKRYRQAITSAGTGCMAALEAEKYITEME, from the exons ATGCATAGCAAGGTTGTCG TCATTGGATCTGGCCCCGCGGCCCATACTGCTGCCATCTATCTGGccagagctgagctgaagc CTGTCCTGTATGAGGGCTTCATGGCAAACGGCACCGCTGCCGGTGGCCaattgacgacgacgaccgAGATTGAAAACTTTCCCGGTTTCCCCAAGGGCATCATGGGCCAGGAGCTGATG GACAACATGCGCGCCCAGTCCGAGCGCTTCGGCACCGAAATCGTCACCGACACCGTCACCAAGCTCGACCTCTCCTCCCGCCCCTTCAAGTTCTCGACCGAGTTCAACCCCGACGAGACGCACACGGCCGActccgtcatcatcgccaccggCGCATCGGCCCGCCGCCTCGACCTCCCCGGCGAGGACAAGTACTGGCAGAACGGCATCTCCGCCTGCGCAGTCTGCGACGGCGCCGTGCCCATCTTCCGCAACAAGCctctcttcgtcatcggtggtggtgattctGCCGCCGAGGAGGCTACTTTCCTCACAAAGTACGGCTCTCACGTCACTGTCCTG GTCACCGTGCGCTTCAACTCCGTCGCCACGGAGGTCAAGGGCGGCGACGACGGTCTCATGAGCCACCTGGTCGTCAAGAACGTCGTCACcggcgaggaggagacgGTCGAGGCAAACGGCCTCTTCTACGCCGTCGGCCACGACCCCGCCACCGCCCTGGTCAAGGGCCAGGTCGACACCGACTCCGAGGGCTACATCGTCACCAAGCCCGGCACCACCGAGACGAGCATCCCCGGCGTCTTCGCTGCTGGTGACGTTCAGGACAAGCGGTACCGCCAGGCTATTACCAGCGCCGGCACGGGCTGCATGGCTGCTCTGGAGGCGGAGAAGTACATCACCGAGATGGAGTAA
- a CDS encoding fibronectin type III domain-containing protein, whose product MSWELPALTLLSLSAVGFWGLGSPQPFHRKALYILVSASAVLIDPRQLAARMYASAHDAIVDYQLDALLAQHFKMALTLGAVLWLLHRGWQTLWKPVPELINILGVDIPEPPDVSLAGIRSDAATLSWTRPTSNRPVQKYSIQVNGVHVGDSPGNEVAITVTGLKPNHFYNIRVVAVGPNNFQAGSALLRLRTFGKDGRPLLGNSRLPTNFTDPDQPRTIPVEAAPVLDGNSANTRDANGTVPGQRRNTINRRHSPSVASMDQPHIKLPILDGPELSLDELNCKFEGIRKEIEDTLAVYAKEQAEASQQEEELKKEKERKRQMLKEKEEQTAQLKAMVRITMEQMRAAEKERAKKEQQLRDKEAKKSKVRDNVSKLESEIQRMKRDREGFEAQKAALAEKRDKDVRKLDEINAELLDKCAELEAELKDKGKQLQDLKAAREQLPDAHDEQWKEEDLRLRREWEARRKELHARWVAEAKRSYELDQQINMVTKQLRMEQANLEFFNQGVAPNPNADFDMSPPARPRRLSQHGVSMPENLAPSPIVPSDSTFQPTAGFSNAGFGPALFMDVAAHGQGEPQTEAELREANGPLSPSAARSFLPSNIFDEMEEPDLDPDDNLLPEPIQADDDDNIQSPASASPPFNIFASPHGSSSNLPFPQYNETRDRRPSLTSLGLNHSATSPPATGHRLSNLLAALRNRGAKPADELGPAIGSLKPGQSQSFPRGTDEQEVLENRRKINFSSWMNRNSTGPDSFAGIPFSTSRPFSARRLIPFGNSSGGAFADRDADGSRPPSINSIDLPRPSTDSGSIWGVQGVQGEQGGLLSTKNRLWSPDNRWPSRSGSRRPSIHGSPSILTTTLASAEDVILDDDDLLDPQTSPSQIGVIGSRPPTALKSINQRLNPTAPTFMGNFFRGADKSKSKDKSKDKAKEEKTKDTEYPHGLDDFPSEASMSRDTNSIHTQGSVAESHESLMLGSTLSNTPSDLNSNADSAAKDQDNVVMKLFRKGSSSKFGLSTRLGKDSGLFKKDHRSSIGDIDDLGEDASQLGRSFDSLASSPSLGPSKSRESRESRMSGWRFSMKKKGKDTVKEKESTEFDKYAEEE is encoded by the exons ATGTCATGGGAGCTTCCAGCCCTGacccttctctccctcagCGCTGTTGGCTTTTGGGGACTTGGTAGTCCTCAGCCCTTCCACCGCAAGGCCCTGTATATCCTCGTCAGCGCCTCCGCCGTCCTCATCGATCCTCGCCAGCTCGCCGCGCGCATGTACGCAAGCGCCCACGACGCCATTGTCGACTACCAGCTCGATGCGCTGCTAGCCCAGCACTTCAAGATGGCGCTCACTCTCGGAGCCGTGCTCTG GCTGCTTCACCGGGGATGGCAAACCCTCTGGAAACCCGTTCCCGAACTCATCAACATCCTAGGTGTCGACATCCCTGAACCTCCCGATGTCAGTCTTGCTGGAATTCGATCCGATGCGGCTACTCTCAGCTGGACGCGCCCGACGAGCAATCGACCTGTACAGAAATACTCTATCCAAGTCAACGGAGTGCATG TGGGCGATTCCCCAGGCAACGAGGTGGCCATTACGGTGACGGGGCTGAAGCCGAACCATTTCTACAACATTCGCGTTGTTGCCGTGGGCCCGAACAACTTCCAAGCCGGCAGTGCCCTTTTACGATTACGCACGTTTGGCAAGGATGGGAGACCACTTCTGGGCAACTCACGACTGCCTACTAACTTTACGGATCCGGACCAGCCTCGAACCATTcctg TCGAAGCCGCCCCTGTTCTCGACGGAAACTCGGCCAACACTCGCGATGCCAACGGTACCGTGCCAGGGCAAAGGCGCAACACGATAAATCGTCGCCACTCGCCTTCTGTCGCGAGCATGGACCAGCCTCACATCAAGCTCCCAATTCTCGATGGCCCCGAACTGTCACTTGACGAGTTGAATTGTAAATTTGAAGGCATTAGGAAGGAAATCGAGGATACATTGGCCGTTTATGCCAAGGAACAGGCGGAGGCATCGCAACAGGAAGAGGAgttgaaaaaggaaaaggagcgTAAGCGTCAGAtgttgaaggagaaggaggagcagaCGGCTCAACTCAAGGCCATGGTGAGAATTACGATGGAGCAGATGAGAGCGGCGGAGAAGGAGCGAGCAAAAAAGGAGCAGCAATTGCGggacaaggaggccaagaagtcCAAAGTACGAGATAATGTCTCCAAACTTGAGTCTGAGATCCAGCGCATGAAAAGGGATCGTGAAGGGTTTGAGGCGCAAAAGGCTGCCTTGGCAGAAAAGAGGGATAAGGACGTGCGAAAACTTGACGAGATTAATGCTGAGCTCTTGGATAAGTGTGCTGAGCTTGAGGCGGAGTTGAAAGACAAAGGGAAACAATTGCAGGACCTCAAGGCAGCTCGAGAACAGCTTCCTGATGCGCACGATGAGCagtggaaagaagaagacctaAGATTAAGGAGGGAATGGGAGGCCAGGAGAAAGGAACTACATGCTCGGTGGGTGGCGGAAGCCAAGAGATCCTACGAGCTTGACCAACAGATCAACATGGTGACGAAGCAGTTGAGGATGGAACAGGCCAACCTCGAATTCTTCAACCAGGGAGTCGCTCCCAACCCTAATGCGGACTTTGACATGTCCCCGCCCGCTCGACCTCGGCGTCTTAGCCAACATGGCGTCTCGATGCCTGAAAATCTGGCACCAAGCCCGATCGTTCCCTCTGACTCTACCTTTCAACCGACTGCCGGCTTCTCCAATGCTGGATTTGGCCCGGCCCTGTTTATGGACGTGGCGGCTCATGGCCAAGGCGAACCTCAGACGGAGGCTGAACTTAGGGAGGCCAACGGGCCGTTGAGTCCGTCGGCAGCTCGCTCATTTCTCCCTTCTAATATTTTTGACGAAATGGAGGAGCCTGACCTGGACCCCGATGATAATCTCCTGCCTGAGCCTATTCAggcagacgacgacgacaacattCAGTCACCGGCTTCCGCAAGCCCACCCTTTAACATATTCGCAAGCCCTCATGGTTCTTCTAGCAATTTACCATTTCCCCAATACAATGAGACCCGCGACAGGCGACCGTCTTTGACTTCGCTGGGGTTGAATCACTCTGCGACTTCTCCTCCCGCCACAGGCCATAGGCTGTCCAACCTGTTGGCGGCGCTACGTAATAGGGGCGCAAAGCCTGCGGATGAACTGGGGCCTGCCATTGGCTCGCTCAAGCCCGGGCAGAGCCAGTCTTTCCCTCGAGGAACGGACGAGCAGGAGGTGTTGGAAAATCGCCGAAAGATCAACTTTTCCTCTTGGATGAACCGCAACTCGACCGGGCCGGATAGCTTTGCCGGAATCCCCTTTTCGACATCCCGACCGTTCTCAGCACGACGGCTGATTCCGTTTGGCAACTCAAGCGGTGGTGCATTTGCCGACAGAGACGCTGACGGATCCAGGCCGCCGTCCATAAACTCCATCGACCTGCCACGACCGTCCACAGACAGCGGCTCCATCTGGGGAGTTCAGGGTGTTCAGGGAGAGCAGGGAGGCTTGCTCAGCACCAAAAACCGGCTGTGGTCGCCTGACAATCGATGGCCCTCTAGGAGCGGCTCTCGGCGCCCGTCGATTCACGGATCGCCATCCATACTGACCACCACATTGGCGTCCGCCGAAGATGTCATactcgacgatgatgacttgCTTGACCCGCAGACGTCGCCTAGTCAGATTGGTGTCATCGGTTCCCGCCCGCCAACAGCGTTGAAATCTATCAACCAGCGTCTGAATCCGACGGCCCCGACATTCATGGGCAACTTCTTCCGCGGTGCTGACAAGTCCAAGAGCAAGGATAAGAGCAAAGACAAGgcgaaggaagaaaagaccAAGGACACAGAATACCCCCATGGTCTGGATGATTTCCCATCCGAAGCGTCAATGTCTCGGGACACCAATTCCATTCACACTCAGGGCTCAGTTGCCGAGTCTCATGAATCGCTGATGCTTGGCTCGACTTTGTCCAACACGCCATCTGATCTCAATTCCAACGCTGACTCGGCTGCCAAAGATCAAGACAACGTCGTCATGAAACTGTTCCGCAAGGGAAGCTCTAGCAAGTTTGGCCTGTCGACTAGACTAGGCAAAGACTCGGGGCTATTCAAGAAAG ACCATCGGTCCAGCATCGGTGATATCGACGACCTAGGCGAGGACGCCTCTCAGCTTGGCCGAAGCTTTGACAGCTTGGCAAGCAGCCCTTCACTTGGCCCCTCCAAATCGAGAGAGTCGAGGGAGAGTCGGATGAGCGGATGGCGCTTCtccatgaagaagaagggcaaggacacggtcaaggaaaaggaaagtACCGAGTTTGACAAGTACGCCGAGGAGGAATAA
- a CDS encoding UTP--glucose-1-phosphate uridylyltransferase domain-containing protein, with protein sequence MEAVKNILSKATNGATKPAPSAEAVSQLKEKYTKAGQEHVFTFYDSLSTAEQATLFEQLSGFDPAYINEITDRALHPPQVDESAAKLEPLPESATASILDSSSDDINKWYESGLDLIGSNEVAVVLMAGGQGTRLGSSAPKGCFDIGLPSHKPLFQIQAERIRKVEELAAKKAGVDKVVVPWYVMTSGPTRGPTEEFFSSKNYFGLAKENVMIFEQGVLPCISNEGKIILENKGKVAVAPDGNGGLYQALVVSGVLDDMRKRGIKHIHAYCVDNCLVKVADPVFIGFSASLNVDIATKVVRKRDATESVGLILTKNGKPDVVEYSEIDKETAEARDANNSELLKFRAANIVNHYYSFSFLESIPQWAHKLPHHVARKKIPATDLETGELIKPAKPNGIKLEQFVFDCFPLLALDKFACMEVNRADEFSPLKNASGTGQDDPETSKADIMNQGLRWAQAAGATVVSDGGIEVSPLISYGGEGLEHLNGKTIVAPAVLELEKN encoded by the exons ATGGAAGCCGTCAAGAACATTCTGAGCAAGGCCACCAATGGCGCTACAAAGCCCGCCCCTTCGGCCGAGGCTGTTTCCCAGCTCAAGGAAAAGTACACCAAGGCTGGACAGGAGCACGTCTTCACATTCTACGACTCCCTGAGCACTGCCGAGCAGGCTACCCTCTTCGAGCAGCTCTCCGGCTTTGACCCTGCCTACATCAACGAGATCACCGACCGAGCGCTGCACCCCCCGCAAGTCGATGAGAGTGCTGCCAAACTTGAGCCCCTGCCCGAATCCGCAACTGCTAGTATCCTCGACTCGAGCTCTGACGATATCAACAAGTGGTACGAGTCTGGCCTTGACCTCATTGGCAGCAACGAGGTTGCTGTCGTGCTCATGGCCGGTGGCCAGGGCACCAGACTGGGAAGCTCTGCGCCCAAGGGCTGCTTTGACATTGGTCTGCCCTCGCACAAGCCCCTCTTCCAGATCCAGGCCGAGCGCATCCGCAAGGTCGAGGAGCTggctgccaagaaggctgGCGTTGACAAGGTCGTTGTCCCCTGGTACGTCATGACCAGCGGACCTACTCGCGGACCTACCGAGGAGTTCTTCTCCTCAAAGAACTACTTTGGCCTTGCCAAGGAGAACGTCATGATCTTTGAGCAGGGTGTCCTGCCTTGCATCTCCAACGAGGGCAAGATCATCCTGGagaacaagggcaaggtCGCCGTCGCCCCCGATGGCAACGGTGGACTCTACCAGGCCCTTGTCGTCTCTGGCGTTCTTGACGACATGCGCAAGCGCGGCATCAAGCACATCCACGCCTACTGCGTGGACAACTGCCTGGTCAAGGTTGCCGACCCCGTCTTCATTGGTTTCTCTGCCTCGCTGAACGTCGACATCGCCACCAAGGTGGTCCGAAAGCGTGATGCCACCGAGTCCGTCGGCCTGATCCTCACCAAGAACGGCAAGCCCGACGTTGTCGAGTACTCCGAGATTGACAAGGAGACTGCCGAGGCCCGCGACGCCAACAACTCGGAGCTGCTCAAGTTCCGCGCCGCCAACATTGTCAACCACTACTACTCATTCAGCTTCCTCGAGAGCATTCCTCAGTGGGCGCACAAGCTGCCCCACCACGTCGCCCGCAAGAAGATTCCCGCCACCGACCTGGAGACGGGCGAGCTGATCAAGCCCGCCAAGCCCAACGGCATCAAGCTCGAGCAGTTTGTCTTTGACTGCTTCCCTCTGCTGGCCCTCGACAAGTTTGCCTGCATGGAGGTGAACCGCGCCGACGAGTTTTCTCCCCTCAAGAACGCCAGCGGCACCGGACAGGATGACCCCGAGACCAGCAAGGCCGACATCATGAACCAGGGTCTCCGCTGGGCCCAGGCCGCCGGCGCCACCGTTGTTTCAGATGGAGGCATCGAGGTGTCTCCCCTGATCAGCTAC GGCGGCGAGGGACTTGAGCACCTCAACGGCAAGACCATCGTGGCTCCAGCCgttctggagctggagaagaactaa
- a CDS encoding vacuolar-sorting protein 54, of GARP complex domain-containing protein has translation MNGSLAGSSAASLDAIDYDPIDHLNLLFSHPSAVSSISQVSQALKHRQDDLSYEINTLESAQAYEPDSSLERMRSAQTELAQLFRKIETVRSRAIETEQNITSMTADIKRLDNTKKNLTLSMTALKRLQMLTTAYEQLRGLAKTRQYRECAGLLQAVLQLMKHFNSYRSIEQIATLSREVSELQRELLEQVCEDFEMAFTKGEVSAKRGTLVEACLVMDALGDSAKSRIVGWYINTELREYRQVFRGNDEAGNLDNIGRRYAWFKRMMKTHEDDHAAIFPAHWRVNETLATAFCDGTRDDFKGILERSMRRPDGNKIDVNLLLACLQETLNFEQNLEKHFSNDPRASIDTLSSTEEKSHTFNGLISVAFEPYLSLWVESQDKQLATMIPKYRTQPLIPPEEEFTPQAVISSALELFHFYKLTLSQCAKLSTSDRLLDLSKTLAKYLDEYAQQVLLRKLQSSGQKGPSMQDAVLVLNTADFWHINTNQLEENIKKRIDSELVSKVDLSSQSDAFLGVASAAVLALVRIVEVDCEGVWREMKNTNWSTMDSAGDQSSWVGELVKHVNDKTEEILAIVTKQQYARAFCDNLVDHLVTAFINNIVQCRPISEVGAQQMLVDKYALTKSFGNLLSYHNPSPAQQAPSATFVRRVEQSMNRMDPLLKTLQVRQSPPEGLVQAYLIHIADRSDTNFKKILDLKGVRKIDQAHLIELFGIHRDSSSNEKLAQNSPLLTPLMLTSSLSSTGAMGAINTASSSLAGSSAARFDAGSLGEKLLSAARDISNTGQSGSDKATINENLRNFGKFFKRDISGLGLKFGMRDGAEDGQR, from the exons ATGAATGGCTCTCTGGCAGGGTCTTCTGCCGCAAGTCTCGACGCAA TCGACTACGACCCCATTGACCACCTCAACCTCCTGTTTTCGCATCCGTCCGCCGTCTCGTCCATAAGCCAAGTCTCTCAGGCACTCAAGCACCGCCAAGATGACCTTTCCTACGAAATCAACACCCTCGAATCGGCCCAGGCCTACGAACCAGACTCGAGCCTGGAGCGAATGCGGTCCGCGCAAACGGAGCTTGCGCAGCTGTTTCGCAAGATTGAAACGGTGCGGTCACGAGCGATAGAGACGGAGCAGAACATCACCTCGATGACGGCGGACATCAAGAGGCTGGACAATACCAAGAAGAACCTGACGCTCAGCATGACGGCGCTGAAGCGGCTGCAGATGCTCACAACGGCGTACGAGCAGCTGAGGGGCCTTGCAAAGACGAGGCAGTATCGGGAGTGTGCTGGCCTGTTGCAGGCAGTGCTTCAGCTGATGAAGCACTTCAACAGCTACAGGAGCATCGAACAGATCGCGACGCTGAGCCGAGAGGTGTCCGAGCTGCAGAGGGAGCTGTTGGAGCAGGTCTGCGAGGACTTCGAAATGGCCTTTACAAAGGGAGAGGTCAGCGCCAAGAGGGGAACCTTGGTAGAAGCCTGCCTCGTCATGGACGCTCTGGGAGACTCGGCGAAATCCAGGATTGTGGGCTGGTACATCAACACGGAGCTGCGAGAGTATCGCCAGGTGTTCCGGGGCAACGACGAGGCCGGCAATCTAGACAACATCGGACGAAGATATGCGTGGTTTAAGCGCATGATGAAGACGCACGAGGATGACCATGCTGCCATTTTCCCCGCGCATTGGCGCGTTAACGAAACCCTAGCCACTGCCTTTTGCGACGGCACGCGTGATGACTTCAAAGGCATCCTGGAGCGTAGCATGCGGCGCCCAGACGGCAACAAGATTGACGTCAACCTGCTTCTCGCGTGCTTGCAAGAAACGCTCAATTTCGAACAGAACCTGGAGAAGCACTTCTCTAATGACCCAAGGGCCAGCATCGACACGCTAAGCTCGACAGAGGAGAAGTCGCACACATTCAATGGGCTGATATCGGTGGCCTTTGAGCCCTACCTGAGTCTCTGGGTCGAGTCGCAGGACAAGCAGCTGGCCACCATGATACCCAAGTACCGCACACAGCCGCTCATTCccccagaagaagaattcaCGCCACAGGCCGTCATTTCCTCGGCTCTAGAGCTTTTCCATTTCTACAAGCTAACTCTATCCCAATGCGCGAAGCTATCCACGAGCGACCGCCTATTGGATCTCTCAAAGACACTAGCCAAATACTTGGACGAGTACGCTCAGCAGGTACTGCTGCGAAAACTACAGTCGAGCGGGCAGAAGGGTCCTTCCATGCAGGATGCTGTCTTGGTCCTGAATACGGCGGATTTCTGGCACATCAACACGAACCAATTGGAAGAGAACATCAAGAAGCGCATTGACTCAGAGCTGGTGTCCAAAGTTGACCTATCGTCACAGTCAGACGCTTTCCTAGGTGTGGCAAGCGCTGCCGTACTGGCTTTGGTACGCATTGTTGAGGTGGACTGCGAGGGCGTCTGGcgggagatgaagaatacAAACTGGAGCACCATGGATAGCGCGGGTGACCAGAGCTCTTGGGTGGGTGAGCTCGTCAAACACGTCAACGACAAAACGGAGGAGATCTTGGCCATTGTCACCAAGCAACAGTACGCAAGAGCGTTCTGCGACAACCTGGTGGATCATCTGGTGACGGCCTTTATCAACAATATTGTCCAGTGTCGGCCGATATCCGAGGTTGGGGCACAGCAG ATGCTCGTTGACAAGTATGCACTGACAAAGTCGTTTGGGAATCTGCTGTCCTATCACAACCCATCGCCAGCACAACAAGCACCGTCCGCTACTTTTGTGAGGAGGGTTGAGCAAAGCATGAATCGGATGGATCCTCTGCTCAAGACGCTGCAAGTTCGGCAATCGCCTCCAGAGGGCCTTGTGCAGGCGTACCTCATTCACATTGCAGATCGCTCAGATACAAACTTCAAGAAGATCCTGGATCTCAAGGGGGTGCGCAAGATAGACCAGGCTCACCTGATTGAGCTGTTTGGCATCCATCGCGACAGCAGCTCCAACGAGAAGCTCGCACAAAACTCGCCGCTCTTGACGCCATTGATGTTGACGTCGAGTCTCAGCAGTACTGGTGCCATGGGCGCAATCAAcactgcatcatcttcattggcAGGCAGCTCAGCGGCAAGATTCGACGCGGGGTCGTTgggcgagaagctgctgagcgCAGCGAGGGACATTAGCAACACTGGGCAAAGCGGCTCAGACAAGGCCACGATCAATGAGAATCTGAGAAATTTTGGAAAGTTCTTCAAACGAGATATAAGCGGCCTTGGGCTCAAGTTTGGCATGCGCGACGGTGCCGAGGACGGGCAGCGATGA
- a CDS encoding uracil DNA glycosylase superfamily domain-containing protein encodes MEPGEELPDTAEAVGSGNMKPATFEGRLQLKKFMYPSQQPIRRSPRFAAASESPSSSSATSKKKRTRPKAGYAPPSTYAHLPELPDAVAPNLLVFFIGLNPGIETARSGHAYAHPSNLFWKLLFSSGVTPRPCRADEDRQMPELYSLGLTNIVARPSRNGAELSKQEMDDGVSILEDKARKWRPESMCVVGKSIWESIWRVRHGSPVGKAFKYGWQDESENMGVIEGEWAGARVFVATSTSGLAASMSPAEKQAVWNQLGSWVKTRRAEREAQKEKEEVQAKSEDETGSTL; translated from the exons ATGGAGCCAGGGGAGGAACTTCCAGATACGGCAGAAGCCGTGGGCTCTGGAAACATGAAGCCTGCGACATTCGAGGGGCGCTTACAGTTGAAGAAGTTCATGTACCCGTCGCAACAGCCCATCCGCAGAAGCCCTCGATTTGCGGCCGCGTCCgaatcgccatcgtcatcttcagccaCCAGC aagaagaagcggacCCGGCCCAAAGCTGGATATGCACCGCCTTCTACTTATGCTCATCTCCCTGAGCTCCCTGATGCCGTGGCACCCAATCTCTTGGTGTTTTTCATCGGGCTGAATCCCGGAATAGAGACTGCTCGGTCGGGCCATGCCTATGCGCACCCCTCCAATCTCTTCTGGAAGCTCCTCTTTTCGAGCGGCGTGACGCCCCGTCCGTGCCGTGCCGACGAGGACAGGCAGATGCCGGAGCTGTACAGCCTTGGTTTGACCAATATCGTTGCGCGGCCAAGCCGTAACGGCGCCGAGCTGAGCAAGCAGGAGATGGACGACGGCGTCTCCATCTTGGAAGACAAGGCCCGCAAATGGCGGCCGGAGAGCATGTGCGTCGTAGGCAAGAGCATCTGGGAGAGCATCTGGCGCGTGCGTCACGGCTCTCCTGTGGGCAAAGCATTCAAATACGGATGGCAGGACGAGTCTGAGAACATGGGTGTCATTGAGGGCGAGTGGGCGGGAGCCAGAGTGTTTGTCGCAACAAGCACGAGCGGCCTTGCGGCGTCCATGTCTCCCGCTGAGAAGCAGGCGGTCTGGAATCAACTGGGCTCTTGGGTCAAGACGAGGAGAGCCGAGAGGGAAGcccagaaagagaaggaagaagtgCAAGCGAAGAGTGAAGATGAAACGGGTTCGACTTTGTAA